The genomic segment TAAGTTGGATGAGCGTATGAAATTCTGAACATATCTTCGTCTGTAACTTCATATTCCATTCCTATTACACCTTGGGCGATTAAATCGGCTGCTCGCGGACCAATTACATGCATACCCAGAAGTTCACCGTATTTAGGATCAGATAAAATTTTTGAAAAACCTTCTTTTTCCATAGCTGCTCTTGCACGTGCACTGGCCGAAAAAGGAAATTTTCCAACACGATATTCAACTCCTTTTTCTTTCAGTTCTTCTTCGGTATAACCCACAGAAGCAACTTCAGGCCAGGTATAAACAACGCCGGGAATTAATTTATAATTAATATGTGGTTTTTGCCCGTTGATAGTTTCGGCGACAAAAATGCCTTCTTCTTCCGCTTTGTGTGCCAGCATGGCTCCGGCAACAACATCGCCAATAGCATAAATATTCTCGACTTTTGTCTGCAGTTTTTCATTAGTTACGATTCGGCCTTTTGGATCGACTTCAATATTAGTATTTTCTAAGCCTAAACCTTCTGTATAGGGTTTTCTTCCAACAGCAACCAAACAATAATCGGCTGTAATTTCTTGGGGATTATTAGAAGCATCTAAAAAACTTACCGTTGCATTTTTGCCATTATTTTTAGCAGATTGTACTTTATGACTTAATAAAATTTTGATGCCTTGTTTGGTAAAAATCTTTTTAAGTTCTTTTCCGAGGTCTTTATCCATAGTTGGAATCAGGCTGTCAAAATATTCTATTATAGTAATTTCAACACCAATTCTGGCATAAATAGAAGCCATTTCAACACCAATTACGCCTCCGCCAATAATAATAATGCTTTTTGGTTTTTCGGGTAATGAAAGTGCTTCTGTTGAGGTAATAATACGTTTTTTATCAATCTCAACTCCGGGAATTGTAGCTGGTTTTGAGCCTGTTGCAATAATAAAATAAGTAGATGAAATTTTAGTAGAATTTCCGTCGTTATGCTTTACACTGATTTCTGAATTATTGATAAAAGAACCAATTCCTTCAAAAACTTCAATTTTATTTTTTTTCATTAAAAAGTTAAGTCCGGCAATATTCTGCTCTACAACTTCACCTTTTCTTTTAATTAACTGTTGAAAATCTAAATCCAATTTTCCAGTTAGAATTCCGTGAGCTGCAAATTTGGTTTCAGCTGTATGATAATGTTCTGTGCTGTCGAGTAATGCTTTTGTGGGAATACAGCCTACGTTGGTACACGTTCCGCCCAGCGCTTTATATTTTTCTACAAGAGCCGTTTTGTAACCTAATTGTGAACAACGAATTGCCGAAGCGTACCCGCCCGGACCAGAACCAATAACAACGATATCGAATTTTGTTTCCATAAATGAAGTTTTTAAAAAATTAAAGAACATTTTGCTTGAAGAATAAGCAATGAATATGCCTTTGTTTTGAGGCATTGAAATTTAATGATTTTAAATGTATTACAGAGAAAAAAAACTGTATTTCGTTATTTGAAAAACAGATTTGCGATATTTAAAAACATAAAAAAAAGTCCAAATCGATTGAAATGGACTTTTGATTTAAATCATAAAAATGATTAATCTTTTTCTGTTGTAGTTTTCCTGACACCGCCAAAATTCGTTTTCATCATTTCTCTTATCTGAAATTGTGTTTTATTTCGGGTAACGTTTTTCCATTGGTCAAAATCATAAATATGAATTTGATCTGCATACGGATTTGTTACAAAGAAAAGTCTTGATATAGAGAATTTATAGTATTTTAATTCATGCGAAATGTGGCGGTCGGGTACGATAATAAGAATCGTGTCCCAATCCAGAAAATTCTTGGGAACGTCCTCTCTTTCTGTTAATCCAAGAGATTCAAAAAAGGCCAAAATCTTTTGATCATTATTCTTATCGATCTTTTCATCGATACGTTTAATGGTGCTAAGAAGCTTTTTTTCATCTTTAATAACACTCATATACTCTCTGTTTTTGAAATTTTTATATAAAATTACATCAATTAAAAATCATTTTAAAAAGTATAGCCAATAGAATGATTCTAAATTTTTAAGCACCATTTTCAGGCATATTGCAGAACGTTATTGTGCAGTTTTTGACAAAATACTATTAAGCTAAGTCGTTTTTATATCATAATTTTAGCCTTCTAACTTTACCTAACCGCTTTTTTATGAAAATGAATTCCTTAAAAAGAACTCTTTTACTTTCTGTTTTTGTGATTTCCAGTTTGTCTTTGGCTCAGAATAAATCAGAAAGAGAACAAATTTTACTAGATAAAGACTGGCGTTTTTCATTCGGTCACATATATGATACACAAAAAGATTTCGGACATGCAGAGGGTTATTTCTCTTATTTAACCAAAACCGGATTTGGTGATGGTCCGGCGGCAAAAGATTTTGATGACCGCGCCTGGCGAAAGTTAGATTTACCACACGATTGGGCTGTTGAACAGGATTTTAGTGAAAAAGGAAGTTTCAGTCACGGATTTAAAACCGCCGGAAAAGGTTTTCCGGAAAAAAGCATTGGCTGGTACCGAAAGAAAATTAATATTCCCGAAACAGATAATGGAAAAATTATCTCTTTAAAATTTGACGGTGTTTTTAGAAATTCAAAAGTATTTTTTAACGGCTATTATCTAGGAACAGAACAAAGTGGATACAATGGTTTTGAATACGATGTAACGGCTTATGTTAATTATGGCGGCGAAAACACAATTGTAGTTCGTGCCGATGCTTCGATGGAAGAAGGCTGGTTTTACGAAGGCGCCGGAATTTACAGACATGTTTATCTGCAGAAAACAAATCCAATTCATGTTGTAGCAAATGGAACTTATGTAA from the Flavobacterium sp. genome contains:
- the lpdA gene encoding dihydrolipoyl dehydrogenase, with translation METKFDIVVIGSGPGGYASAIRCSQLGYKTALVEKYKALGGTCTNVGCIPTKALLDSTEHYHTAETKFAAHGILTGKLDLDFQQLIKRKGEVVEQNIAGLNFLMKKNKIEVFEGIGSFINNSEISVKHNDGNSTKISSTYFIIATGSKPATIPGVEIDKKRIITSTEALSLPEKPKSIIIIGGGVIGVEMASIYARIGVEITIIEYFDSLIPTMDKDLGKELKKIFTKQGIKILLSHKVQSAKNNGKNATVSFLDASNNPQEITADYCLVAVGRKPYTEGLGLENTNIEVDPKGRIVTNEKLQTKVENIYAIGDVVAGAMLAHKAEEEGIFVAETINGQKPHINYKLIPGVVYTWPEVASVGYTEEELKEKGVEYRVGKFPFSASARARAAMEKEGFSKILSDPKYGELLGMHVIGPRAADLIAQGVIGMEYEVTDEDMFRISYAHPTYSETLKEAYMIASGQGAINI